One stretch of Candidatus Neomarinimicrobiota bacterium DNA includes these proteins:
- a CDS encoding acetate--CoA ligase family protein, which translates to MAKLHEYEGKTLLEEAGIGVPEGGVAKTPDEVFEIAGKLDSPVVIKMQAWTTGRAEMGGIKFADTPGEAKSRSAEILGTKVKNFTVESVLVEKKLDIAEEFYAGLIIDDKSKKPVMIFSSVGGTGIEEIAEKTPDKVNRISIDVVDGLKDYQARDLVRLTGISGKLQTKLAGVLVKLFNLSRKYEARAAEINPLVMTEEGEIIAADCRITVDDSAVFRHPELGIEIARELDRPPSELDKIAWDVEKDDYRGTFYFIQMAQGFSKDENYIGFHGAGGGGSMMSMDALINKGFKIANFTDTSGNPPASKVYRAAKIILSQENIVGYFGSGSGVASQEQFHSARGLVKAFRESNLSIPTVIRLGGNQEDKAIEILTEYTKDLPAPVEGYKKDDSADFCAERMSELVAAFEAVSNGEKTFAPPVHEKPYKFETLTGEISYDHALCADCEDKPCIASCGPEILKLENDLPVLAISKEDAAKGKCTECLACEQECHFHGNGGAYISLPIAGLTD; encoded by the coding sequence GTGGCTAAGCTGCATGAATATGAGGGAAAAACTCTTCTTGAAGAGGCTGGTATCGGCGTACCGGAGGGCGGCGTAGCAAAAACTCCCGATGAGGTTTTTGAGATAGCCGGAAAATTAGACTCACCGGTGGTTATCAAAATGCAGGCATGGACTACGGGAAGGGCTGAAATGGGGGGCATAAAATTCGCCGACACTCCCGGGGAAGCAAAATCGAGATCGGCAGAAATTCTCGGCACTAAAGTGAAAAACTTCACCGTAGAAAGCGTGCTCGTCGAAAAGAAACTCGACATAGCGGAGGAATTCTACGCCGGTTTGATTATTGATGATAAGTCGAAAAAACCTGTTATGATCTTTTCTTCCGTGGGGGGCACCGGAATAGAAGAAATCGCTGAGAAAACGCCCGATAAGGTAAACAGAATTTCGATCGATGTTGTGGACGGCTTGAAAGATTACCAGGCGAGAGATCTCGTCCGGCTTACAGGTATCAGCGGTAAGCTGCAAACGAAATTAGCCGGTGTATTGGTCAAACTGTTCAATCTTTCGCGAAAATATGAGGCGCGCGCTGCCGAAATTAATCCTCTCGTCATGACCGAGGAAGGTGAGATTATTGCAGCGGACTGCCGCATAACCGTAGATGATTCCGCCGTGTTCAGGCATCCTGAATTAGGGATCGAGATCGCACGCGAGTTGGACCGTCCCCCGTCGGAATTGGATAAGATAGCGTGGGACGTTGAAAAAGACGATTACCGCGGGACGTTTTATTTTATTCAAATGGCGCAGGGATTTTCGAAAGATGAGAATTATATCGGTTTTCACGGAGCAGGCGGCGGCGGTTCGATGATGTCTATGGATGCCTTGATCAACAAGGGTTTCAAGATAGCAAATTTCACGGATACAAGCGGGAATCCTCCCGCTTCAAAAGTTTACAGGGCAGCGAAGATAATACTCTCTCAGGAAAACATAGTCGGTTATTTCGGCTCCGGCTCCGGTGTCGCTTCTCAGGAACAGTTTCACTCGGCGAGGGGACTCGTCAAGGCATTCAGGGAATCGAACCTGTCGATACCCACGGTAATCAGGCTTGGAGGTAATCAGGAAGATAAGGCGATAGAGATTCTCACGGAGTACACAAAAGACCTGCCCGCTCCGGTCGAAGGATATAAAAAGGACGACAGCGCCGATTTTTGTGCGGAACGGATGAGTGAGCTTGTGGCGGCTTTCGAAGCTGTTTCAAACGGCGAGAAAACGTTTGCGCCTCCTGTACATGAAAAGCCGTATAAATTTGAGACTCTGACGGGCGAGATCTCTTACGACCATGCGTTATGCGCTGACTGCGAAGATAAACCCTGTATCGCTTCCTGCGGACCGGAAATACTTAAACTCGAAAA
- a CDS encoding dehydrogenase E1 component subunit alpha/beta — protein sequence MLISRRLDDKMLTMIRQGKGFFHIGGAGHEAAQLAAAFNLQSKKDWAFPYYRDVAFVLGLGMTPEELMLCFMSREDDPNSGGRQMPAHYGHRELNIVSQSSPTGTQYLQAVGVAMGMKKRGSEEVVYVSSGEGTTSQGDFHEALNWASREKLPIIFFIEDNKYAISVHISEQVSGGSVYNMTKGYEGLSRYKMDGTDFTSSNNLMKEVIGRVRLGEGPALVEAECVRLLPHSSSDDQRKYRPEEELAADIANDPIVKLKDILLQAKVLTEEEEASLRESVLETVNKAVEYAESREESESDTASRFVFDESGKTESFEYEKTEPSGEPVVLVDAINHALHEEMDRDGDILVFGQDIADGKGGVFTVTKGLSTKFGSERVFNSPLAESSIVGVAIGLALYGFKPVVEIQFADYIWTAMMQIRNELSTMRYRSNNAWECPVILRIPCGGYIHGGLYHSQNIEAYFSHIPGLKICMPSNAADAKGLLKTAIRGNDPVLFLEHKGIYRQPFAKSPEPDADYLVPFGKARIVREGSGITIVTYGALVKRSLDAAERLEKETGVSAEVIDIRSMVPLDMETILGSVRKTAKALIVHEDTLFQGFGAEIAAQISENGFDFLDAPIRRVAAVDTPIPYAPKLEDFVLPNDEDIYTALKSLSEY from the coding sequence ATGTTGATATCCCGGCGGCTCGATGATAAAATGCTCACAATGATCCGTCAGGGGAAGGGGTTTTTCCATATCGGGGGAGCCGGTCACGAAGCTGCCCAGTTAGCGGCTGCGTTTAACTTGCAGAGCAAGAAAGATTGGGCGTTCCCATATTACAGGGACGTGGCGTTTGTGCTGGGACTCGGGATGACTCCCGAGGAGTTGATGCTGTGCTTCATGAGCAGAGAGGACGATCCTAATTCCGGCGGGAGGCAGATGCCGGCTCACTATGGTCATCGGGAGTTGAACATAGTTTCGCAGTCAAGCCCGACAGGAACGCAGTACTTACAGGCGGTAGGCGTTGCGATGGGAATGAAAAAAAGAGGCAGCGAGGAGGTCGTATATGTTTCCTCCGGCGAGGGAACGACGAGTCAGGGGGACTTTCATGAGGCGCTCAACTGGGCTTCGCGCGAAAAACTTCCCATAATTTTCTTTATCGAAGATAACAAGTATGCAATCTCCGTACACATATCGGAACAGGTTTCGGGCGGCTCGGTGTATAATATGACGAAGGGGTACGAAGGTTTATCGAGATATAAGATGGACGGAACCGATTTTACTTCTTCAAACAATTTAATGAAAGAAGTGATCGGCAGGGTGCGGCTCGGAGAGGGACCCGCTCTTGTGGAGGCTGAGTGCGTCAGGCTGCTTCCCCATTCGTCTTCGGATGACCAGAGGAAATACCGTCCGGAAGAGGAACTCGCTGCCGACATCGCCAATGACCCGATAGTAAAATTAAAGGATATCCTTTTACAGGCGAAAGTTCTGACTGAAGAAGAAGAGGCGTCGTTAAGAGAATCGGTTTTGGAAACCGTCAATAAGGCGGTAGAATATGCGGAAAGCAGGGAAGAATCCGAAAGCGATACCGCCTCCCGGTTCGTCTTTGACGAAAGCGGAAAAACTGAATCATTCGAGTACGAAAAAACCGAACCGTCAGGGGAGCCGGTGGTTTTAGTGGACGCAATCAATCACGCTCTGCATGAAGAGATGGATCGTGACGGGGATATACTCGTATTCGGTCAGGATATTGCAGACGGAAAGGGAGGCGTCTTTACGGTAACCAAGGGTCTGTCGACGAAGTTCGGTTCCGAGCGTGTTTTCAACAGCCCGCTTGCGGAGTCAAGCATCGTTGGAGTAGCGATCGGATTGGCATTATACGGATTTAAACCGGTTGTTGAGATACAGTTTGCCGACTACATCTGGACGGCAATGATGCAGATACGGAACGAACTCTCGACTATGCGCTACCGCTCCAATAACGCCTGGGAGTGTCCGGTCATCCTGAGAATTCCATGCGGCGGTTATATACACGGCGGACTTTATCACAGCCAGAACATCGAAGCGTATTTCTCTCATATTCCCGGATTAAAAATTTGTATGCCTTCCAATGCGGCTGATGCGAAAGGACTTTTAAAGACTGCTATCCGCGGTAACGATCCTGTTCTATTCCTCGAACACAAGGGAATTTACCGTCAACCGTTCGCGAAATCACCTGAGCCGGACGCAGACTATCTTGTTCCGTTTGGAAAAGCCAGGATAGTCAGAGAGGGATCGGGTATTACAATTGTAACGTATGGAGCGTTGGTCAAGCGGTCGCTCGACGCCGCCGAACGGTTGGAAAAAGAGACAGGCGTCTCCGCCGAGGTCATAGATATAAGGTCTATGGTTCCGCTCGATATGGAAACGATTCTCGGTTCGGTCAGAAAAACTGCGAAAGCGCTTATCGTACATGAAGACACGCTGTTTCAGGGATTCGGAGCCGAGATCGCCGCGCAGATTTCCGAGAACGGATTCGATTTTCTCGACGCTCCGATACGCCGTGTAGCAGCTGTGGATACTCCGATTCCGTATGCTCCGAAGCTAGAGGATTTCGTTCTTCCGAACGATGAGGACATTTATACCGCCTTGAAATCACTTTCAGAATATTGA
- the lipB gene encoding lipoyl(octanoyl) transferase LipB, whose protein sequence is MVKRLTSDKARKIVSVELGSVPFETALKIQHQLMNDKKNGMEEDYLLTVEHPHTYTIGVTGSLENLLVDEEYLNSNGIKLQHIRRGGDITYHGPGQLVAYPILNLNNYYKDLHRYLRDLEEVLISTVKYFGIVAGRETGLTGIWVGDEKLASIGIKMSKWITMHGTALNVSTDLSYFDNIISCGVRDKSVTSMSKILGKRLGVDEVSPVYVKSFSKVFGSDIVKNLRDNLLPERKPDIMREELTSSISIGI, encoded by the coding sequence ATGGTGAAGCGACTAACATCTGACAAAGCCCGAAAAATAGTATCCGTCGAACTCGGGTCAGTTCCATTTGAAACCGCGTTAAAGATTCAGCATCAGCTGATGAACGATAAGAAAAACGGCATGGAGGAAGATTACCTGCTGACAGTAGAGCACCCGCATACATATACCATCGGCGTAACCGGTTCATTGGAAAATCTGCTTGTGGATGAGGAGTATCTGAATTCCAACGGGATAAAATTGCAGCACATAAGAAGAGGCGGTGATATAACCTATCACGGGCCCGGACAGCTGGTGGCGTATCCGATACTGAATTTGAACAATTACTATAAAGACCTGCACCGTTACCTCAGGGATCTGGAGGAGGTGCTGATATCGACCGTGAAATATTTCGGGATAGTTGCCGGAAGGGAAACTGGTTTAACCGGAATTTGGGTCGGAGATGAAAAGCTGGCGTCCATTGGCATAAAAATGTCGAAGTGGATAACCATGCACGGCACTGCTCTGAACGTTTCTACTGATCTTTCATATTTTGATAATATAATATCGTGCGGTGTCAGGGATAAATCGGTGACCTCTATGTCAAAAATTTTGGGAAAGAGACTCGGCGTCGATGAAGTCAGCCCTGTTTACGTAAAATCGTTCTCAAAAGTTTTCGGCAGTGACATAGTGAAAAATCTAAGGGATAACCTCCTGCCCGAGCGGAAACCTGATATTATGCGTGAAGAATTGACATCTTCAATCTCGATAGGAATCTGA
- the lpdA gene encoding dihydrolipoyl dehydrogenase yields MTDNRYDIVILGGGPGGYVAAIRANQLGMSVALVEDKDLGGICLNWGCIPTKTLLKSAEVYDQILHASDYGMEVSGTSFDMRKIVKRSRVAAERLSKGVGFLMKKNNVTVYNSRGSLNADANVVLSGGEELKSENVIIATGGRPVTIPGIDVDEEKIITSKTAMTLEEIPKDLVIIGAGAIGIEFGYFFSTFGSKVTLVEMMPQILPVEDAEVAKSVEESFLKRGMNIRTSTAVKNVEKTADGVIVTIEKDGKEDEISADIVLNAVGVRGNIEDIGLEEAGVETSGRFIDADSRCRTTRDGVWAIGDVIGPPLLAHVASAEGIAAVEIMAGKRDHGIDYSSIPGCTYCQPQVASFGLTEKAASEKGLKVKVGRFPFRANGKALAIGHYEGFVKTIFSEEDGELVGAHIVGDDATEMIGELLLARTHGATYKSIMETIHAHPTLGESIPEAAGDAYGEATNI; encoded by the coding sequence ATGACTGATAACAGATATGACATTGTAATACTCGGAGGAGGACCCGGCGGTTACGTTGCTGCCATCAGGGCAAATCAATTGGGCATGAGCGTTGCTCTTGTGGAAGATAAAGACCTTGGCGGAATCTGCCTGAATTGGGGATGTATTCCCACTAAAACACTTTTGAAAAGCGCCGAGGTGTACGATCAGATATTGCACGCCTCCGACTATGGAATGGAAGTTTCCGGCACTTCTTTTGACATGCGAAAAATTGTAAAACGAAGCCGCGTGGCTGCAGAGCGGTTGAGCAAGGGTGTGGGGTTTCTGATGAAAAAGAACAACGTAACGGTGTACAATAGCAGGGGTTCGTTGAACGCTGACGCAAATGTCGTTCTTTCGGGCGGTGAAGAATTGAAATCCGAAAACGTCATTATCGCTACAGGCGGTCGTCCGGTTACAATTCCGGGCATAGATGTAGATGAAGAAAAGATCATCACCAGCAAAACTGCCATGACGCTCGAAGAGATTCCTAAAGACTTAGTGATTATAGGCGCCGGAGCCATCGGCATCGAGTTCGGGTATTTTTTCTCGACATTCGGTTCAAAAGTGACTCTCGTGGAGATGATGCCTCAGATACTTCCGGTGGAAGATGCAGAAGTAGCCAAGAGCGTGGAGGAGTCGTTCTTAAAAAGGGGAATGAACATCAGAACAAGCACGGCGGTTAAAAATGTTGAAAAGACCGCTGACGGAGTGATCGTCACAATCGAAAAGGATGGCAAGGAGGATGAGATATCCGCTGATATAGTTCTGAACGCCGTAGGCGTAAGGGGGAACATTGAGGACATAGGATTAGAGGAGGCAGGAGTCGAAACGAGCGGTCGGTTCATCGATGCCGACAGCAGGTGCAGGACAACTCGTGACGGTGTGTGGGCAATCGGAGACGTAATAGGACCGCCGTTACTCGCCCATGTGGCTTCGGCAGAGGGTATCGCCGCTGTCGAGATTATGGCGGGAAAACGCGATCATGGAATCGATTATTCCTCTATCCCCGGCTGCACATATTGCCAGCCGCAGGTAGCAAGTTTCGGCTTGACGGAAAAAGCGGCGAGTGAAAAGGGTTTGAAAGTTAAAGTAGGGAGATTCCCTTTTAGAGCGAACGGAAAAGCGCTTGCCATCGGACATTATGAAGGGTTTGTAAAAACGATCTTCAGCGAAGAAGACGGGGAGCTGGTCGGAGCTCATATTGTAGGAGACGATGCAACGGAGATGATAGGAGAACTCCTCCTTGCGCGAACCCACGGCGCGACTTATAAGTCTATAATGGAAACAATTCACGCGCATCCGACATTGGGAGAATCGATACCGGAAGCCGCGGGAGACGCTTATGGTGAAGCGACTAACATCTGA
- a CDS encoding zinc-binding dehydrogenase, with translation MQSIRIHEHGGPDKLIYEEVKEPAIGPGDVLVKVKACALNHLDIWVRSGSTGADYGLPRIPGSDISGIVSEVGSEVESVKSGEEVILYPAYYCDTCEACLVGRQTLCDSYAPLGTKSDGGDAEYISVPERNVIPKPENLDFNEAAAFPLVFLTAWHMLVSLGKVKEGDKVLVHAAGSGVGMAAIQIARLFCARVYTTSSTDEKLEKAKKLGADVVINYEKEDFQDVIYKDSEGEGADLVIEHIGPATWSDSIRSLKKGGRLVTCGATSGPVAEIDLRRIFSRQISIFGSYMGYVSELFDVLRYINSGALKPIVDSTFMLKDAAEAHKHMESRKQFGKIILNP, from the coding sequence ATGCAATCAATACGCATCCATGAACACGGCGGTCCGGATAAACTAATTTACGAAGAGGTTAAGGAACCCGCTATAGGGCCCGGAGACGTTCTTGTAAAAGTAAAAGCGTGCGCCTTAAACCATCTCGATATCTGGGTTCGTTCAGGTTCAACAGGCGCCGATTACGGTCTTCCGAGGATTCCCGGTTCGGATATATCGGGCATCGTGAGTGAAGTCGGAAGCGAGGTAGAAAGTGTTAAGTCCGGAGAAGAGGTGATCCTCTATCCGGCGTATTATTGCGATACCTGCGAAGCGTGTTTGGTTGGAAGACAAACTCTCTGCGATTCGTATGCGCCGCTCGGAACAAAATCGGACGGTGGAGATGCAGAATACATTTCCGTGCCGGAGCGAAACGTTATACCCAAACCTGAGAATCTGGATTTCAACGAAGCAGCAGCTTTTCCTCTTGTTTTTCTTACAGCATGGCACATGCTCGTCAGCCTGGGTAAAGTCAAGGAGGGTGATAAGGTTCTTGTTCACGCTGCCGGAAGCGGAGTCGGGATGGCTGCAATACAAATTGCGAGACTGTTTTGCGCGCGTGTTTATACTACTTCTTCGACCGATGAAAAATTGGAGAAGGCTAAGAAGCTTGGAGCGGATGTAGTTATAAATTATGAAAAAGAGGACTTTCAGGATGTGATATACAAAGACAGCGAAGGTGAAGGAGCCGACCTGGTAATTGAGCATATCGGTCCGGCGACATGGTCGGACAGCATACGCTCTCTGAAGAAAGGCGGACGTTTGGTCACTTGCGGAGCTACAAGCGGCCCCGTTGCGGAAATCGACCTGCGCAGGATTTTCAGCCGCCAGATCTCTATATTCGGTTCATACATGGGATATGTTTCGGAGCTCTTCGATGTACTGAGGTATATAAACTCCGGCGCGTTGAAGCCGATTGTTGATTCTACTTTTATGCTCAAAGATGCAGCCGAAGCGCATAAGCATATGGAAAGCAGGAAACAGTTTGGCAAAATCATTTTAAACCCATAA
- a CDS encoding iron-sulfur cluster assembly accessory protein translates to MKSDDPLAKGIDITVEASGYVSQLMEKEGKGGFGLRVGVKGGGCSGLQYELTFEDEARSDEKIFKSNGMRIFVDLKSYLYLRGLTLDYSGGLNGKGFVFMNPNAVKTCGCGASFAA, encoded by the coding sequence ATGAAATCAGATGATCCTTTAGCTAAAGGAATAGATATTACGGTAGAAGCTTCGGGTTACGTCTCGCAGCTTATGGAAAAAGAGGGTAAGGGAGGGTTCGGATTGAGAGTGGGTGTGAAAGGCGGAGGTTGTTCGGGTCTTCAATATGAGCTCACATTCGAAGATGAGGCAAGGAGCGACGAGAAGATATTTAAGTCGAATGGGATGAGAATTTTCGTTGACCTTAAAAGCTATCTCTATCTGAGAGGTTTAACGCTTGATTATTCCGGCGGATTAAACGGAAAAGGATTCGTTTTCATGAATCCAAATGCGGTGAAAACGTGCGGGTGTGGAGCCTCTTTCGCAGCCTGA
- a CDS encoding tetratricopeptide repeat protein, protein MSDDVRVSVEEGLSRIKPDQMTVIVERARELKIGGKNPDIDSLNKSIFKSDDAVKSEMLYRIGDNLIDNGEHEIALSLLEAAGSGMKGTDHELSLQYSLGLALYLNSRPNESIEAFSSLPKGKIDEELQPKVYHYLGLSYFDTGDFENAISNLESATKEYEAQKSYESAAHSMEDTGRVYHEQGEYDSALKIFDEAYDFAKKNMLEGELLNISALRGYVLSELGRLRPAAEALEFSIGDRTDPYDTIDRMKHLAQIYTSLGSSDKAETAYKELRNIAEMVGDKEEIINALDQLGNHYHSAEKYREAKETLRMSYALRVKYQEESGTEFPGSWEFCQLLERVNKLVEYLEADYSDKLGIKPHPAYEIDEKMKQSMKKLIELLDMGIDEPTAYALKYSGKSLKDATNDFQREYIKQILTMYKWEKGPTAKHLGVSTSNLYHYLYKLDIER, encoded by the coding sequence ATGAGCGATGATGTCAGGGTAAGTGTGGAAGAAGGACTTTCGAGGATAAAGCCGGATCAGATGACGGTTATAGTTGAAAGAGCTCGCGAGCTTAAGATCGGCGGCAAGAATCCGGATATAGACTCACTCAATAAATCCATTTTTAAATCTGATGACGCTGTGAAATCGGAAATGCTCTACAGGATTGGAGATAATCTGATTGATAACGGAGAACACGAGATCGCATTATCCCTTCTCGAAGCTGCCGGGAGCGGGATGAAGGGAACAGATCATGAACTGTCTTTGCAATATTCGCTCGGTCTTGCTCTTTATCTTAACAGTCGACCGAATGAATCCATAGAAGCGTTTTCAAGCTTGCCTAAAGGTAAAATCGACGAGGAGCTCCAACCGAAAGTTTATCATTATCTCGGGCTCTCTTATTTTGATACGGGAGATTTCGAAAATGCGATAAGCAACCTGGAAAGTGCGACAAAAGAGTACGAGGCGCAAAAATCGTACGAATCAGCAGCTCACTCAATGGAAGACACAGGACGGGTATATCATGAACAGGGTGAGTATGACAGCGCTCTGAAAATATTTGATGAGGCATATGATTTTGCGAAAAAGAATATGTTGGAAGGTGAATTACTGAATATCTCGGCGCTTCGGGGATATGTTCTATCGGAGTTGGGCAGGCTGAGACCCGCTGCGGAGGCTCTGGAGTTTTCGATAGGAGACCGTACAGACCCGTATGATACAATTGACCGGATGAAGCATCTCGCTCAGATATATACCTCGTTAGGTTCATCCGATAAGGCGGAAACTGCATATAAGGAACTTCGGAATATAGCTGAAATGGTCGGCGATAAAGAGGAAATTATCAACGCTTTAGATCAGCTCGGAAACCATTATCATTCAGCTGAAAAGTACCGGGAAGCAAAGGAAACATTAAGAATGTCGTACGCCCTGCGAGTGAAATATCAGGAAGAGAGCGGAACGGAGTTTCCCGGAAGCTGGGAGTTCTGTCAGCTGCTCGAAAGGGTTAATAAGCTGGTGGAGTACTTAGAAGCAGATTACTCCGATAAGCTCGGTATTAAGCCGCATCCCGCATATGAGATCGATGAAAAAATGAAACAAAGCATGAAGAAGCTTATCGAGCTGCTTGATATGGGGATTGACGAACCGACCGCATATGCCCTGAAATATTCGGGTAAGAGTCTAAAAGACGCTACAAACGATTTCCAAAGAGAATACATTAAACAGATATTAACCATGTACAAGTGGGAGAAGGGCCCGACCGCAAAACATCTCGGAGTCTCCACGAGCAATTTATATCATTATCTTTATAAGCTGGATATAGAGCGATAA
- a CDS encoding heme lyase CcmF/NrfE family subunit, with amino-acid sequence MTEVGQFALQLGLMVSAGSIILVYMGVKQNRPELIRSGENGVIAVFGLTLISVLSLEYLMLTSDFNVEYVAKYTSLALPVIYKIAALWGGQAGSLLFWLFLLTIYSIVTILTYRNKQRKLMPWVVGTTMTVSIFFHLLLVFVANPFVRLDIMPIDGNGLNPLLQNPYMAIHPIMLYLGYVGFVIPFAFAIGALATKHMGTDWIRAIRRSTIIAWLFLTIGNILGMKWAYIELGWGGYWAWDPVENAAILPWFTGTAFLHSVMIQEKKGMLKVWNMVLIIITFLLTIFGTFLTRSGILSSVHTFTESAIGPMFFGFLAFMSISSFGLLFMRLDSLKSESQLESLISRESTFLFNNLLLVGAAFAVLWGTIFPLVSELFKGVQVTVSAPFFNQITVPIGLALILLTGVCTMISWRKMTASKFRKNFLYPSIFSGVLVIVQLAVGLRGFYTIMGFTFLFFTTYSLGMEFWMGTTARMRMTGEKALQALNLLVGKNKRRYGGYIVHFGMVLIFFGFVGSGSFQFEEQVYLRENESVDIRHFRLIFSGLESEKIDGYESVYADLKVYKNGEFVTAMKPEKRFYPRQEQPNTEVEIYSTFMEDLYVVLAGWDDNGATIKVYVNPLVRWIWIGGLVIVFGTGIAIAPDQTFGRLKRKKSRKRAAAN; translated from the coding sequence ATGACTGAAGTAGGACAGTTTGCCCTGCAATTAGGCCTGATGGTATCAGCAGGCTCGATAATACTTGTGTACATGGGCGTAAAGCAGAATAGACCCGAACTCATCCGGAGCGGTGAGAACGGCGTAATAGCGGTTTTCGGATTGACGCTGATATCAGTGTTGTCGCTCGAATATCTGATGCTGACGAGCGATTTTAACGTCGAGTACGTTGCCAAATACACAAGCCTCGCTCTTCCGGTGATTTATAAAATTGCCGCGTTATGGGGTGGACAGGCGGGCTCTCTGCTGTTCTGGCTTTTCCTGCTGACTATTTACAGTATTGTGACTATCCTAACTTATAGGAACAAACAAAGGAAGCTTATGCCGTGGGTAGTGGGAACGACGATGACGGTGTCTATCTTTTTCCATCTGCTGCTCGTTTTTGTGGCGAACCCGTTTGTGCGGCTCGACATCATGCCGATAGATGGAAACGGGCTTAATCCTCTCCTGCAAAATCCTTATATGGCCATTCATCCCATAATGCTCTACCTCGGATACGTAGGCTTCGTGATACCATTTGCGTTCGCTATCGGCGCTCTCGCAACAAAGCATATGGGAACCGATTGGATCAGGGCTATCAGACGATCTACGATAATAGCCTGGCTTTTCCTTACGATAGGCAATATCCTCGGGATGAAGTGGGCTTACATCGAATTGGGATGGGGCGGATATTGGGCGTGGGATCCGGTTGAAAATGCCGCAATCCTACCCTGGTTTACCGGTACGGCGTTTCTTCATTCTGTTATGATTCAGGAAAAGAAGGGGATGCTCAAGGTTTGGAACATGGTTTTGATAATAATAACGTTTTTGCTCACAATATTCGGGACGTTTCTGACACGGAGCGGCATTTTGTCATCAGTTCATACGTTTACGGAATCCGCAATAGGTCCGATGTTCTTCGGGTTTCTGGCATTTATGAGCATTTCAAGCTTCGGGCTTTTGTTCATGAGGCTGGATTCGCTTAAGAGTGAGAGCCAGTTAGAGTCGCTCATATCACGGGAGAGCACTTTCCTTTTTAATAATTTACTATTAGTAGGCGCCGCATTCGCCGTTCTATGGGGCACGATCTTTCCCCTTGTTTCGGAGTTGTTCAAGGGAGTTCAGGTGACGGTAAGCGCTCCGTTTTTCAATCAGATAACCGTGCCGATAGGGCTGGCGTTGATATTACTGACCGGAGTTTGTACGATGATCTCGTGGAGAAAAATGACGGCTTCGAAATTCAGAAAAAACTTTCTCTATCCTTCGATATTTTCCGGCGTATTGGTCATTGTGCAGTTAGCTGTCGGACTGAGAGGATTTTACACTATCATGGGCTTTACCTTCCTGTTTTTCACTACGTACTCGCTTGGAATGGAATTCTGGATGGGTACGACAGCACGGATGCGGATGACGGGTGAAAAGGCGCTGCAAGCTCTCAACCTCCTTGTGGGGAAAAATAAAAGGCGATACGGGGGGTACATAGTTCATTTCGGAATGGTTCTCATATTTTTCGGATTTGTCGGATCGGGGTCGTTCCAGTTCGAGGAACAGGTATATCTTCGTGAAAATGAGTCGGTAGATATACGACACTTCAGATTGATATTCTCCGGACTTGAGTCGGAGAAAATCGATGGATACGAGTCGGTTTATGCTGACCTGAAGGTATATAAGAACGGCGAATTCGTCACGGCAATGAAGCCCGAAAAACGGTTTTACCCCCGCCAGGAGCAACCGAACACCGAAGTCGAAATATATTCGACTTTTATGGAAGACCTCTACGTTGTCTTAGCGGGCTGGGATGATAACGGAGCGACAATAAAGGTGTATGTCAATCCTCTCGTGCGATGGATATGGATAGGGGGATTGGTAATAGTTTTCGGAACCGGAATTGCTATCGCTCCGGACCAGACATTCGGAAGACTGAAAAGAAAGAAAAGCAGAAAGAGAGCGGCAGCGAACTAA